A genome region from Chlorobaculum tepidum TLS includes the following:
- a CDS encoding restriction endonuclease subunit S codes for MGSEWLGEECEIVMGQSPPSETCNTVGIGIPLLNGPTEFGPHHPSPAQFTTDVRKRAIPGDILFCVRGSTTGRMNWADQEYAIGRGIAAIRHKFKPELQPFVRAVIECYLPELLAQATGSTFPNVSAQQLSNLKWPELAADEQRAIAYILGTLDDKIELNRKQNETLEAMARALFKAWFVDFEPVRAKLEGRWQRGQSLPGLPAHLYDLFPDCLVDSELGEIPEGWEIGSFADVVEIIGGSTPKTSVSEYWGGDIPWFSVVDTPASSDVFVVQTEKSITQSGLNESSARLISKGTTIISARGTVGNLAIAGCDMTFNQSCYALRSKNSLGSYFVFLSAQRMVEQLKAMAHGSVFSTITRQTFEAVQTVLPPENVLQQFERSFASLFDEILNNVNESRTLAKLRDTLLPKLISGELRVNDAKRILARIELDTATQRREQ; via the coding sequence ATGGGGAGTGAGTGGCTGGGTGAAGAATGCGAGATCGTGATGGGTCAGTCGCCGCCCAGCGAAACTTGCAACACAGTTGGAATTGGCATTCCGTTACTTAACGGACCGACTGAGTTCGGCCCGCATCATCCTTCTCCGGCGCAGTTCACCACTGACGTGCGCAAGCGTGCGATACCTGGTGACATTCTCTTTTGCGTTCGAGGGTCAACGACCGGCCGCATGAACTGGGCGGACCAAGAGTACGCAATCGGGCGCGGCATAGCCGCAATCCGGCATAAGTTCAAACCAGAACTCCAACCGTTCGTTCGGGCTGTTATCGAATGCTATCTCCCGGAGCTTCTGGCTCAGGCCACCGGCTCAACATTCCCGAACGTTTCGGCTCAACAACTTTCGAATCTCAAGTGGCCCGAGTTGGCTGCAGACGAACAACGCGCCATCGCCTACATCCTCGGCACGCTGGACGACAAGATTGAACTCAACCGCAAGCAAAACGAAACGCTGGAGGCCATGGCCCGCGCCCTGTTCAAGGCGTGGTTCGTGGATTTCGAGCCCGTGCGCGCCAAACTGGAAGGCCGCTGGCAGCGCGGCCAGTCGCTCCCCGGCCTGCCCGCCCACCTCTACGACCTCTTCCCCGACTGCCTCGTCGATTCGGAATTGGGGGAGATTCCGGAGGGGTGGGAGATTGGCAGCTTTGCTGATGTTGTAGAAATTATCGGCGGCAGCACGCCGAAAACTTCGGTTAGCGAGTACTGGGGTGGTGATATTCCGTGGTTTTCAGTCGTTGATACGCCAGCGTCAAGCGATGTTTTTGTTGTTCAAACCGAAAAGTCGATTACCCAATCTGGATTGAATGAGAGTTCAGCGCGGTTAATTTCCAAAGGGACGACGATTATTTCTGCACGTGGGACAGTTGGCAATTTAGCGATAGCTGGGTGCGACATGACGTTTAACCAATCTTGCTATGCGCTCCGCAGCAAAAATAGTCTAGGAAGCTATTTTGTCTTTCTGTCTGCGCAGCGTATGGTTGAACAGCTCAAAGCAATGGCCCACGGCTCGGTGTTCTCGACTATCACTCGACAAACCTTCGAAGCCGTACAAACCGTGCTTCCGCCAGAAAATGTGCTTCAACAATTTGAGCGAAGTTTCGCCAGCCTGTTCGATGAAATTCTCAACAACGTTAATGAATCCCGCACCCTCGCCAAACTCCGCGACACCCTGCTGCCCAAGCTGATTTCCGGCGAGCTACGGGTGAATGACGCAAAAAGAATTCTGGCTCGCATTGAACTTGATACAGCCACGCAAAGGAGAGAGCAATGA
- a CDS encoding ATP-binding protein produces MNPEALRKLIDTGETQAVEFKGEERTPLNDRTLVEAVVCLANRSGSDTGWLLVGVEDDGRITGARQRHDHGTDPDRLAALIAARTRPSLSVRVYTVTLNGVPVLAIEVPPQRVPVATSEGVFLRRALGGDGRPACLPMDAAAMQSLQADRGLLDPSAQVVAAAGWHDLDPLEFERFRRSVRERRGRSDESLLDLPDLELAKALGVVDANGQVRGVRLAALLLFGKEDALRRLVPTHEVAFQALRGLEVETNDFFRWPLLRVMEEIEVRIRARNRERELMVGLLRVGVPDYAERALREALANALIHRDYQRLGAVHFQWHADHIEISNPGGLPEGVRLDNLLVTAPRPRNPLLADAFKRAGIVERTARGIDTIFYEQLRNGRPAPSYARSDATTVVVVIPGGEANLDFVRLLVTEAQSGRVLGLDELLILNALWQERTLATDAAARLIQKPEADARATFRHLVEAGLVEERGQKKGRTWHLSAAAYRALGDRAAYVRQHGFEPLQQEQMVLQYVRKHGSISRGEAADLCRLGPMQAYRLLKRLETEGKIARTGGSTKGVRYAMASK; encoded by the coding sequence ATGAACCCAGAGGCGCTACGCAAGCTGATCGACACTGGGGAAACCCAAGCCGTCGAATTCAAAGGCGAAGAACGTACGCCGCTGAACGATCGCACGCTGGTTGAGGCAGTGGTGTGCCTCGCCAATCGCAGCGGCAGCGACACCGGCTGGTTGCTCGTCGGTGTCGAGGACGATGGCCGTATCACCGGGGCCCGGCAGCGCCATGACCATGGCACCGATCCCGACCGATTGGCCGCGCTCATCGCTGCGCGCACGCGGCCGAGCCTGTCGGTACGGGTGTACACCGTCACGCTCAATGGTGTTCCGGTGCTTGCCATCGAAGTGCCGCCCCAGCGCGTGCCTGTGGCCACGAGCGAAGGCGTCTTCCTGCGTCGCGCACTCGGTGGTGACGGCCGCCCGGCCTGTTTGCCGATGGATGCGGCCGCAATGCAGTCATTGCAGGCCGACCGTGGTCTGCTCGACCCCTCGGCACAGGTCGTCGCTGCGGCAGGTTGGCATGACCTCGACCCGCTGGAGTTCGAGCGCTTCCGCCGCAGTGTCCGCGAGCGCCGCGGGCGTAGTGACGAGTCGTTGCTCGATCTGCCCGATCTGGAGCTGGCCAAGGCGCTCGGTGTCGTCGATGCCAACGGCCAGGTGCGCGGTGTGCGGCTCGCGGCGCTCCTGCTGTTCGGGAAAGAAGACGCCTTACGCCGCTTGGTGCCCACACATGAAGTCGCATTCCAGGCGCTGCGCGGGCTGGAGGTCGAAACCAACGACTTCTTCCGTTGGCCGCTGCTGCGCGTGATGGAAGAGATCGAGGTCCGCATCCGCGCACGCAACCGCGAACGGGAACTGATGGTGGGGCTGTTGCGTGTCGGCGTTCCCGACTACGCGGAGCGCGCCCTGCGTGAAGCGCTGGCCAACGCCCTCATCCACCGCGACTACCAGCGTTTGGGCGCCGTGCACTTCCAGTGGCACGCCGACCATATCGAGATCAGCAATCCCGGCGGACTGCCGGAGGGTGTGCGCCTTGACAACCTGCTCGTCACCGCGCCGCGCCCGCGCAACCCGCTGCTGGCCGATGCTTTCAAGCGCGCCGGCATCGTCGAGCGCACCGCGCGCGGTATCGACACCATCTTCTACGAACAGTTGCGCAACGGCCGCCCGGCGCCCTCCTATGCCCGCAGCGACGCCACGACGGTTGTCGTTGTCATCCCGGGTGGCGAAGCGAACCTCGATTTCGTACGCCTCCTCGTCACCGAAGCGCAAAGCGGCCGGGTACTGGGGCTGGATGAACTGCTCATCCTCAACGCCCTGTGGCAGGAGCGTACGCTCGCCACGGACGCCGCCGCTCGCCTCATCCAAAAGCCCGAAGCAGACGCCCGGGCAACCTTCCGTCATCTCGTGGAGGCTGGGCTTGTCGAGGAGCGCGGCCAAAAGAAAGGCCGCACCTGGCACCTTTCCGCCGCCGCCTACCGCGCCCTGGGCGACCGGGCCGCGTACGTGCGCCAGCACGGCTTCGAGCCGCTGCAACAGGAGCAGATGGTGTTGCAATACGTCCGGAAGCATGGCTCCATCAGCCGGGGCGAGGCGGCTGACCTGTGCCGTCTCGGCCCGATGCAAGCATACCGATTGCTCAAGCGGCTTGAGACAGAGGGCAAGATAGCACGGACTGGAGGCTCTACAAAGGGTGTCCGATATGCCATGGCGAGCAAATAA
- a CDS encoding DUF6932 family protein, which translates to MSVNTVTVPAWNNAGVLPPIRPNASGNSGDRSPYVVDLATVFDYFSTSPERKTILDGLLRFRADLHTAGITSGFQWLDGSFFEQIETLEKRPPKDMDVVTFFHLPQGWDQRSLVQHHGSLFDQKLVKKNYAMDAYFIVLGQPTNNWHVKNITYWYSMWSHRRDGLWKGFVQVDLDPAQDGPARAV; encoded by the coding sequence ATGAGTGTTAACACAGTCACCGTCCCAGCTTGGAATAATGCCGGTGTATTGCCACCAATTCGGCCGAACGCGTCAGGAAATAGTGGAGACCGATCACCCTATGTTGTCGATCTTGCAACGGTTTTTGATTATTTTTCTACGTCGCCTGAGCGCAAAACGATTTTGGATGGGCTGCTACGCTTTCGCGCCGACCTACATACCGCAGGTATCACCTCAGGGTTCCAATGGCTGGATGGCAGCTTCTTCGAACAGATCGAGACTTTGGAAAAAAGGCCACCAAAAGATATGGATGTGGTAACTTTTTTCCATCTTCCACAAGGGTGGGATCAACGCTCACTCGTTCAGCATCACGGTTCCCTGTTCGATCAGAAGCTGGTCAAAAAAAACTACGCAATGGATGCCTATTTCATCGTTCTCGGCCAGCCAACTAATAACTGGCATGTGAAGAACATTACCTATTGGTACAGCATGTGGTCGCATCGGCGTGACGGGCTATGGAAGGGGTTTGTGCAGGTTGATCTCGACCCCGCGCAAGATGGCCCGGCGCGTGCAGTTTAG
- a CDS encoding abortive infection family protein, with protein sequence MSIDWCPGIREACGYWRDAPMLQQTFEAMERNLEQNNDACIDCAKTVVEVVCRVVVESFHTQQAPLKLTEETPSLSNWLTAAIRALKLGDVRDDRFKKLVSSHHKLADALNDLRNKAGPASHGKDPYLARLAEHHRRSAVLAADAIVAFLPQAYLDAQLDPISSREPWERFAADNALIDAHVGLAVDAEDGDTPTLRFLLPSGDEIPINIEVSRLLYLLDRDAYVEALNAARGAPAPAAEIVEGQGESA encoded by the coding sequence ATGAGTATCGACTGGTGCCCTGGCATTCGCGAAGCCTGCGGCTATTGGCGCGACGCGCCGATGTTGCAACAGACCTTCGAGGCAATGGAGCGTAATCTGGAACAGAACAACGATGCGTGCATCGACTGCGCCAAAACTGTCGTTGAAGTGGTTTGTCGTGTGGTGGTGGAGAGCTTCCACACCCAGCAAGCTCCGCTCAAGCTGACGGAGGAAACACCTTCGCTATCCAACTGGCTGACGGCTGCAATTCGCGCGCTCAAGCTCGGTGACGTGCGTGACGACCGGTTCAAGAAGCTGGTGTCCAGTCATCACAAGTTAGCCGACGCACTGAACGACCTACGTAACAAGGCGGGCCCTGCCAGCCACGGCAAAGACCCCTATCTGGCGCGGTTGGCAGAGCATCACCGCCGCAGCGCGGTTCTGGCGGCCGATGCCATCGTGGCATTTCTGCCTCAGGCCTATTTGGATGCACAGCTCGACCCGATCAGCTCCCGCGAGCCGTGGGAGCGTTTTGCGGCAGACAACGCGCTGATCGACGCCCACGTGGGGCTGGCGGTGGACGCCGAAGATGGCGACACACCGACTTTGCGATTCCTGCTGCCGAGCGGCGATGAGATCCCCATCAACATTGAAGTCAGCCGACTGCTTTACCTGCTGGATCGGGACGCCTATGTCGAAGCCCTGAACGCGGCGCGCGGCGCACCTGCTCCTGCAGCTGAGATCGTCGAAGGACAAGGAGAGTCGGCATGA
- a CDS encoding Fic family protein, with the protein MKRGLTGRHETTSMSGENVRAFVPAPLPPDPPLEDTPARRKLLEEVTLALGRLDSITLLLPDPELFLYSYVRREAVLSSQIEGTQSTLTQLMLFELEESPGVPFDDVVEVSNYVAALDHGVARLKEGFPLSNRLIREMHTVLLFRGRGSNKGPGEFRRSQNWIGGTRPGNALFVPPPPHLVPQCMADLERFLHDENNPYPSVLKAALAHVQFETIHPFLDGNGRIGRLLIAFILHHDGILSRPLLYLSLYFKRHRETYYRLLDRVRTEGDWEAWTDFFLEGVRETAGNAVDTARRLIALFEADQQKIQSLGRSASSTLQVFQAFKERPLLTVGRISERTGLSFPAANQAVGRMEKKLGIVREITGRRRERAYAYDQYVAILNEGAEE; encoded by the coding sequence ATGAAGCGAGGACTCACAGGAAGACACGAAACCACCTCCATGAGCGGTGAAAACGTTCGGGCCTTCGTACCGGCTCCACTACCACCCGATCCGCCGCTTGAGGACACCCCCGCGCGGCGCAAGCTGCTCGAGGAGGTGACGCTGGCGTTGGGACGATTGGACAGCATCACCCTGTTGCTTCCCGACCCCGAACTGTTTCTCTATTCCTACGTGCGTCGCGAGGCGGTGCTCTCTTCGCAGATTGAAGGCACCCAATCCACCCTGACCCAGTTGATGCTGTTTGAGCTGGAGGAGAGTCCGGGGGTACCTTTCGATGATGTGGTGGAGGTCTCCAACTACGTTGCGGCACTCGACCATGGCGTTGCGCGACTCAAGGAGGGCTTCCCGCTCTCCAATCGTCTGATTCGGGAAATGCACACCGTGCTCCTCTTCCGTGGGCGAGGGAGCAACAAGGGCCCGGGGGAATTCCGCCGCTCCCAAAACTGGATCGGCGGCACGCGGCCCGGAAATGCCCTTTTTGTTCCGCCGCCCCCGCACCTCGTGCCGCAGTGCATGGCGGATCTTGAGCGCTTCTTGCACGACGAGAACAACCCGTACCCCTCGGTGCTCAAGGCCGCGCTGGCCCACGTGCAGTTCGAGACCATCCATCCGTTCCTCGACGGAAACGGGAGGATCGGGCGGTTACTGATCGCGTTCATTCTGCATCACGACGGGATTCTTTCCCGTCCGCTGCTCTACCTCAGTCTCTACTTCAAGCGGCACCGTGAAACCTATTACCGCTTGCTCGATCGGGTGCGGACCGAAGGCGATTGGGAAGCCTGGACCGACTTTTTCCTCGAAGGCGTGCGGGAAACAGCGGGTAACGCGGTGGACACGGCCAGGAGGCTCATTGCGCTCTTCGAAGCGGATCAGCAGAAGATTCAATCCCTGGGACGATCGGCCTCCAGCACCTTGCAGGTGTTTCAGGCGTTCAAGGAGCGCCCCCTCCTTACCGTGGGCCGCATTTCGGAGCGCACCGGATTGTCCTTTCCCGCTGCGAATCAGGCTGTTGGGCGGATGGAAAAAAAGCTTGGCATCGTGCGCGAGATCACCGGCCGCCGCCGCGAGCGTGCCTATGCCTACGATCAGTACGTGGCGATCCTGAACGAAGGGGCGGAGGAATGA